The DNA sequence ATCTTGCTTTAAATCAGATCCGGTATCCCTAAGGGTTCCGTCCCATCCTTCTTCAATATTTCTGGTACGGAATACAATTCCGCCCCATCGGTTCATAATTACCATTTCGTAGGAAGCAATACCAATGCCTTTGGGTTTAAAGGTTTCATTAACTCTATCCTGGTTAACTGTAAAAGCATTTGGGATATACAGGGTAAATGCAGGACTTACATAAACCTGTCGCATAATTTGGTCTGAACAACCAAACGAATTAGTTACAGTAAGGTAGACATTAAAAAAGCCGGTATCGGAATAGGCATGGAAAGGATTTTGTATGGTATCACCACCACCGTCTCCAAAATTCCATTGCCAGGTTAAGGAATCACCTTGTGAAGAATCTTGGAAAAGCACGATGGGGTCCATTAGGATATCGGCCGGATTGGGTTGGGCTGTAAAAAATGCAGAAGGTTTAGGGGAAGTTTGCACCGTATTCGGAAGAACAAGAGAGGCAGAGCAATTTTTGTCGGAGGTGGCAGTTAAGCTTACTGTGAAATTTTCGGCCAAATTATAGGTTGTACTTACTACATCTCCTGAAGGTAATGCCCCATTTCCCAAGTTCCATTGCAGGGAAGCTATGCTACCAGTTAGGATGGTGCTGGTACTGGTAAAATTGACATCTAAGGGAATACAGCCAGTTGTAATTGGTTCAGCAGTAAAAGAAACTTCAGGTAAGGGATTAACAATGGCTGTTAAGGTGGTATCGTGTTGGCAGCCTTGGTCGGTAGTAGCTTCCAGGTTAACCGTGTAAGAGCCGGGAGCCTGGTAGGTGTAAACAGGACTATTATCGCTGGATAGGGAACCGTCGCCAAAATCCCAATTGTAATTAATAATTGCACCGGTGGCAACAGTGGATAGGTTAGTGAAAGCAGAAGGGAAATTTAAGCAGGGTTCAGAGACACTAAAGTTAACAAAAGGTACAGGGTTTACTTGTAAAACCATTTGGTCGGTGCTGGTACAGTTGTTAATGTCTGTTACTGTCAAAACATAATTGGTAGTTGAAGTTGGATTTGCCTGAGGGGAAGGAGAGTTGGGATCATCTAAACCGGTTGCAGGAGACCAGCTAAACGTGTTACCATTTCCAGAGCCTTGAATACCAATGGTTTCACCGGAACAAATTTCCAGGTCAATACCAGCATTCGCGGCAGGTGGGGGGGTAACAGTAATGATTACCATATCGGTATTTTGGCAGCCATTGTTATCGGTAACATTGACGGTATAGGTTACACTTCCGGCAGGGCTTGCCACAGGGTTGGAGATGTTGGCATTGGAAAGAGCTATTGCTGGGCTCCATTGGTAAAGGATTCCGCCAGAAGCATTAAGAGTTATAGTATTTCCAAAACAAATAGAAGCATCATTTCCGGCATTTGCTGTTGGCAGAGGATTAATAGTAATATCTACATCATCCGTATTTACACAACCATTGGCATCCGTCACAGTAACGGTATAGGTTGTATTGGTAGTTGGATTTGCATTGGGGTTTGAAATGGAGGGATCGTCCAAATTTGTTGTAGGGTTCCAAGAATAACTTATTCCGCCACCTGCTCCAAGGTTTACAGAACTGCCGAGGCAAATAGCTTCATCCGGTCCTGCATCAGCCGGTGGTAATGGATTTACAGTTATCAGGATATCATCACTTCCTAGGCAATTATTAGCATCGGTAACAGTAACGGTATAAGTAGTGGTAGTTCCGGGAGTGGCAACCGGATTAGCTATGGAAGGATTATCCAAAGTAGCAGCAGGTAACCAAGCATAGGTTAATCCACCACTTGCAGAAAGGTTGGCAGATTGACCTAAACAAATTGCCTGATCCGAACCTGCGTTAGGGGTGGGCAAAGGATTGATGGTTAGTGTCATTTGGTCGGTATTTACACAGCCATTGGCATCTGTAACCGAAACGGTATAGGTGGTAGTACCTGGAGGTGTTGCAACCGGAGCAGCACTATTTGGGTCACTCAATCCGGTAACAGGAGACCAAACATAACTGGAGCCACCTGAAGCACCCATGACAAAGATGGAGTTTAAGCAAGCAGTTGCGTCTGCACCTGCATTGGCATTAGGTAAAGGGTTTACAGTTATGATTACATCATCGGTATTAGAGCAGTTGTTTCCATCGGTAACGGTAACAGTATAGGTTGTAGTAGCATTTGGGCTGGCGTTTGGGGTTGAAATTAAAGCATTGTCTAAGCCTGTTGTCGGAGACCAAGAAAAACTTAGTCCTCCTGTAGCAGATAGGCCAGTAGAACCACCCAAACAAATGGATTGATCCAATCCGGCGTTGGCAGAAGGTAGGGTATTAACGGTAATGGTTATATCATCGGTTGCGCTACAGTTATTTCCATCAGTTACA is a window from the Bacteroidia bacterium genome containing:
- a CDS encoding PKD domain-containing protein, which translates into the protein MKLIKVLLCAFLYSSLGFYAKAQCNLQLIRQTFTNAGCVELTTCQDACSLYFILPQQMSGSAAQAFAQNLGTNLTSIESAAENTCILNNLNTLGYGGVIWIGFNDITNEGSFTWFDQANVGYTNWASGEPNQSGNEDCVQIYADGSWNDLDCNSNNSKSVIEVNLCPQTTITPNPASASVCIGNSVTLTAATILGSPPYNYTWSPATGLNTTSGSTVIASPTTTTTYTVTMTDRYGCTSIQSLTVAINQPFPNAGSDNSICAGASYNINASGGVSYSWSPATGLSSTSIPNPAASPANTTTYTLTATDAFGCTATDDITITVNPLPLADAGTDAAICQNALAFLNGSGGGTYVWSPGTGLSNPGIASPTASPSSTTTYTLTVTDANGCVNTDQLVLTVNPLPNANAGSDQSICNGANANLQASGGVSYSWSPGATLSANNISNPVASPLVTTLYTVIVTDGNNCSATDDITITVNTLPSANAGLDQSICLGGSTGLSATGGLSFSWSPTTGLDNALISTPNASPNATTTYTVTVTDGNNCSNTDDVIITVNPLPNANAGADATACLNSIFVMGASGGSSYVWSPVTGLSDPNSAAPVATPPGTTTYTVSVTDANGCVNTDQMTLTINPLPTPNAGSDQAICLGQSANLSASGGLTYAWLPAATLDNPSIANPVATPGTTTTYTVTVTDANNCLGSDDILITVNPLPPADAGPDEAICLGSSVNLGAGGGISYSWNPTTNLDDPSISNPNANPTTNTTYTVTVTDANGCVNTDDVDITINPLPTANAGNDASICFGNTITLNASGGILYQWSPAIALSNANISNPVASPAGSVTYTVNVTDNNGCQNTDMVIITVTPPPAANAGIDLEICSGETIGIQGSGNGNTFSWSPATGLDDPNSPSPQANPTSTTNYVLTVTDINNCTSTDQMVLQVNPVPFVNFSVSEPCLNFPSAFTNLSTVATGAIINYNWDFGDGSLSSDNSPVYTYQAPGSYTVNLEATTDQGCQHDTTLTAIVNPLPEVSFTAEPITTGCIPLDVNFTSTSTILTGSIASLQWNLGNGALPSGDVVSTTYNLAENFTVSLTATSDKNCSASLVLPNTVQTSPKPSAFFTAQPNPADILMDPIVLFQDSSQGDSLTWQWNFGDGGGDTIQNPFHAYSDTGFFNVYLTVTNSFGCSDQIMRQVYVSPAFTLYIPNAFTVNQDRVNETFKPKGIGIASYEMVIMNRWGGIVFRTRNIEEGWDGTLRDTGSDLKQDMYTYQISIRDMRDYPHLFRGTVMLFR